One stretch of Scyliorhinus canicula chromosome 7, sScyCan1.1, whole genome shotgun sequence DNA includes these proteins:
- the LOC119969496 gene encoding fibronectin type III domain-containing protein 11-like yields the protein MMALHSDQSTPKKETARVNQCGILGDAWRKYVDRKNIVLQFLGNNLNTDILKHYETRLELLKKCSYYVDVLPKHLTLGDQNLFQPNVLYQLIDPCKFLRMKKIGTTQVKIQLLLLREYLSELKYGREELKVIAKISDVTLFLLHWNTTCSRLGQLFNTLKNFISVLIPGKLYVKHHLMSDAKSNKIPQLRVVLRTKMPVLFDRKESSAYHNSVELKWLVLGEEAHHELYELKYKLLEPHYCTEKNHFGVISVESGSIEIGNLLPDSSYEFTISRAENYTLVYSAWCDIMILKTKASNHLHLFPGQVYYSQSAPRHSAIASSKEFSEAAHEMPDLTHLVSFPPCYGDPFKSSSSPPL from the exons ATGATGGCTTTGCATAGCGATCAATCCACGCCGAAGAAAGAAACTGCACGAGTTAATCAATGTGGGATCCTTGGTGATGCCTGGAGAAAATATGTGGACAGAAAAAATATAGTTCTGCAGTTTCTGGGAAACAACTTAAACACGGACATCCTGAAGCACTATGAAACGAGATTGGAACTGTTGAAAAAATGCTCTTATTACGTCGACGTATTACCAAAACACTTGACATTAGGAGACCAAAACCTATTTCAGCCCAATGTACTCTACCAGCTGATTGATCCATGTAAATTTCTGAGGATGAAAAAGATAGGGACGACTCAGGTCAAAATCCAGCTTCTGCTGCTAAGGGAATATCTCAGTGAGCTGAAATATGGACGCGAAGAGTTGAAAGTCATTGCTAAGATATCAGATGTAACACTGTTTCTTTTACACTGGAACACTACCTGTTCTAGACTTGGACAGCTCTTCAATACATTAAAAAATTTCATATCAGTTCTTATACCTGGCAAACTTTATGTGAAGCATCATTTGATGAGTGATGCAAAGTCAAACAAAATACCGCAACTCAGAGTGGTACTGAGAACCAAGATGCCTGTATTGTTTGATCGGAAGGAATCATCTGCTTATCACAATTCAGTGGAGTTGAAGTGGTTGGTCCTCGGGGAAGAAGCGCATCATGAACTATATGAACTCAAATACAAACTCTTGGAGCCTCATTATTGCACTGAGAAGAACCACTTTGGAGTGATTTCTGTAGAATCGGGCAGTATTGAGATTGGAAATCTGCTGCCGGACAGTTCATATGAATTTACAATTAGCCGAGCAGAAAATTACACACTTGTTTACTCAGCATGGTGTGACATCATGATCCTAAAAACAAAAGCATCAAATCACCTGCA CTTATTCCCAGGCCAAGTGTATTATTCCCAGTCTGCTCCAAGACATTCGGCAATTGCATCCTCTAAAGAATTCTCAGAAGCTGCACATGAGATGCCCGACCTAACTCACTTGGTCTCTTTCCCACCCTGCTATGGAGATCCATTTAAATCCAGCTCATCACCTCCTCTATAA